The nucleotide window ctttcattaTTGCAAGGACAGCAATCATAGACACTTGAGGAGACAAATTGCACTTCTTCATACaagagcagagctccagcaacCAGGCATGGGAAGGGGAGTTTGAGGAAAGAGAAATGACAGGAGGTCATGGCTTGGTCAGTTGATAGTTGCCACTTCTCTTGCCCCCCAAATTAACCTGTTGgtgcaagaagaaaataaaagtggtTTGAAGGGAAGGTGAAGTAAAGGGGCCAAGAGAATAGCAGAGGACAGAAAGGATATGTAAACACCTCTGCTGCATTTCATGACGTGGAAGGCGCTGAAATGAAAGACAGGTGATgaatgcacacagcagctgtaAAGTGGAATGGTCTTCTGACAGTCTTGTAGAAAGACAGTTAAATGCTAAATGAAGTGACCGAGGGGAGCAGAAACTTtcatgggaatgggaaaaggaggagatggACAAGAGCACGTAGTTAgctgcagggaaatctcagGGTCCATCCTTTCCCCGTGGTGCAAACATCTGACCCTTCATCACTCGCTGGCCAGCTGCCTGCTGAGTTACACAGACATGCACATGTACCCAGACAGACACAGACTGCAGGCCCTGCATGTCTCCAAAGTGAGCACTTCTCCCCCGTGGCTTCTGCATGGCCTGATAGCTGGAGGGCCCCAGGACACGTTGTTTAAGGTGGCAGAACTCTTCTGACTGATGCCAAAGTAACAATGGTGAAGAAGAGGACTGGCATCAAGCTTACTGAGAAGGGTCTTCAAGAAAAACCAAGCCAGAGACAGCTGTCTTATTTTATGATCCCAAATTTACCCAGCAAAAATCTCTCTGCTGTTTTATTACTATCTAGATTATAGATAAAAGTGAGATAAGAGTGTGcatccctcaaaaaaaaccagttATACTCTAGTTATAAACAATAGTCTTTAAATTATGCCCTTTGTCTCTTATTCCCTGTTTCCTTCTGGGAAGTTTTTAAGAGAGGGAGGAATCATGTGCTCAGCACACTGCATATCAGGGACCAGAATAGGAAGCAGTTGTTACATCAGGACAAGTGCTTGCTCTTTGGGTATCCAAAGTAAAGGTGGCAAATTCCTGTTTTGATGGTCAGATAGTGGCCTTTTGTTGTAGTAGTTACAAGTGTGAGGCTGAAGTGGACACTTAGTGGTGTTTAGGCATCTGGGAATAAAACTCTTTTATCTGCAAGGGAATTAAAGAAGGGGCCTTGCTCTAGAGCCCACTAGTCCCCATGGATTGGGAACAGACTGAAGAGAGGAGAGTGAGCTACTTAGCCCACCTTAAGAGTCTGTGTTAGTGTAGTCAGGATTGCTGGGCTTCCATAACAGGGAAAGTTATGGCACTATGGActtaaaaattttcatttcagtttcagaAATCAGGCTGGCAAAAATAAAGTAGAATTTTCAAATAAAGCAAATGAAGATTTAAAAGATCAAGcagaaaaccaattttttttaatttaaaacttttaataGTACATTTTTAGGAATAATTACACTCTCATAATCAAACTCTAGGTatgtaaaatacagttttttccGTTAGCTGATGGAGTAGCTAATTAGACATATTATCAAGTACAGAGTAATGAGATTGTGAATATTTCTCCACCAACAGATAGCAGGAATGAAAAATccagtaaaaattaaataaattataacttttctttctcacaTAGAAACCGctcaataaatacatttataaatacCATGGAAATCACAACCCATAAATACCAAATAGAGCATTACACTTTCTGTAGGTTAGGTTTTTCAAGGGAGACATTACAGTTCACAGTCTGGCCACAGGCTGACTGTGGTTCAGGAAGCTGTTGTTGACACAACATACTGGTGCGctccaggggagcaggaggattCATCAATTTGCTGGTGAAATAGCAAAATGATCAGGCTTAGTGTGAGTAAACTGTGCTGCAGGTGCATTGCACCTCACTGCAAATGTTTGGCTCAAGTGGCTGCCGAGGGCTCTCCATGTCCTTCAGCAAACCACTTTTCCTTCAGTGTTGTCCCGTGGACAACACTGACCAAAGTGAGACTTCCTTAAATACACACAgttaaataaatagataaataaataaaaccatccAGCATTAACATCATAACACGGGTGCAGCATGTGGAAGATTGTGCACTGCTTCAATGACGCTCTTCCCATATATTTCTCTTGACTGAGGAGCAGAAGCAGTTCCCAGATTTTTTCTGTCCTGGCGTTTCTTAGAGGGGAGAGTCAGAATTTTTTTGAGCCCTGTTAAGAGGTGAGAGAAGAGGATAATTTAAAATAAGGTTCAAGTTACCTCTGCTTAGCATAGCACAAACAGTTTAGGGTGCGGGGTCTCTTTCCCATTCTTTGTGCTATCTTGAAGCACAGGGAGAATAAAGTTGATGTTTCAAAACTGCTGAAATCCCACTGTGTGCATGCCTGGTGTCCAGCTGGGAAAGCTCTGCAGCACAAGCTTCTGCAGTTCCTCACAGCAAGAACCTCACTCGCTCAAAAATAGCAACTAAGTAAGGGGAAGATGACTTTTTTAAAGCCTTATTTTTCAAAGGGAGAAAAACACTTCTGTGCTTCCCTGCAGACAGAGTTGCTGGTAGTCAGAGGTTTAGTACTGACATATCAGCTTGAGCAAGGACCCTGAAGCACAGCCAGAAAAACTGAGACTGATTCTGTAGCTGAGCAGGAAGCTTCTCTGTGCTTTAAATCTGGTTAAGAAAGAATGGGAAGTATCAGCATAGAATCCTACAAACTGGCATTTTCTGGGAGGTTTGCCACTCAGCTGCCCAGACAGAAAGGTAATGGGACTTACCTGGCCATAATTGCCTTTACAATCAGCTGCACCCAGGGAGCAGTGGGCTCTAAGCACACCTCTTTGCCATTCTTCAGAGTAGCTCTGCAAAGCAGGGAATaaagaaaagtcagaaaattACTATATGGATTTATTTTACTCACAGAATGTAATCTTGCATTTTTAGATCAGATAGTGTCAATTAATCCCAGCTACTCCAGGTTAGATTTGGCTGTTTTGCTTTATACAACTGAAGAGACCAGAACCATCCAGAACTGTGAGTCTCTGTGTCTGCTCTCAAAGCAGACACACATTCCCAAAAATCTTTCCCTCTATATATGAATACCTGTTTCAGATGTAGTTATGTTACTAAAGCTTTCTTACACAATTATTGAAACCTCCAGTGGTGAAAAGGTTTGTTTGAGCAGAATAAAAACTTTAACATTTTAGTTCCTTTGCACTGTTCAGACCAGGTTAGGTTGGTTCACTGTTTCCCCAAATCTGCTTactgaaattcagtttttctcctTGAGTCTGCCTGCCTAACGAATGCAGGATTCAAACTACATAATCACCTCATATACTAAGAGCTGACAAGTCCATGAAGTTCACATTCTACTACTAGAAATGTTTCATATGTCCCCTGACAGCTGAACAATGGTCAGTTCAGCAATATTTAAGGTCATAGTGATGGTGAAAAACAGGGTGTTTCACTTAAAACTATCCCTCCCGAAATAAAAGCCAAGTCAGGCTGCATGAGGTCAGCATGCTGACTGTGGTGCTTGTGAAGCCTGaaagcccagcagcagtggcagcagaaggggaaggggagggaaccTCTTGCAGAGCTACTTACATGACTTCAACGTTCTTGCAGTGGGGGCCGCTCTGTGTCAGCTTCACATCCTGAATGGACTTCGGGGGAATTAGCCCGGAGTGAGTGGCTATGCACTGGCACCGCAGCTCGGTTCCCATCCTTGCCAGGGTCCTGCCTGTGAGCACAGAGGGCACATTGGGGTTTGGCAGGTGCTCTTATGGTCCATGTATCAGACATAAAGCACAGCTGCTCTATTTTAACAACATTCTCAGTTAAAACACTGCATTTGTCCAAGCTGCCTAAATCCTCATCTTATGGGGAGGGTTACTTGGGTTCCAGGGGAACTGATGCCCAACTACACTGGAAACTAAATGaattaatcttttaaaaatgaaccCACATATTTTGCAGTTACTAACCACACTGATTGCACAGTATGGTTAATTGGATTGTTTTAATATCTGGATAAAAACCTTGGCCACTCTGCAGAAGACAAAGCCCTAGATTTGTTCACTACTTGGAGGTTTGCCCATGTTCTATGTTCAAATCGTTTGCTCTCCCTTTCCAACTATGTATTACTTGCCTGAGGTGGCATGGCCACTAAGCAACAAATAAGAGATGATAAACTGTTATATGtgtgggaagggagagaaacaTTAAAGCACTCCAGAGCAAAAATCTGTCTCTAGCCATAGAAGAACCTGTCTCTAGGTTATACACTTCaatagaaacagaaatagaGCAAATGCAAGTTGCACCCTTAAAATATTTCCCACAAAATGTCAGTAACTCTTCAGTCTGAGGTCTACATGGTAGATTTCTGACTGAAGAGAGGTGCTGAAAATCTCTCAAAGAGACTAACTTAGTGAGACAAATAGAAAGCTACCCTGCAAGGGCAAGCATCTCAGTTGATGCCTCGGCAAAACTGCAGCCAGGGGGAGTTTGAGAAGCTTTACTTACCTTGAGACACAGCTGCTGAGATCAGGAAAAGAGCCAGGACAGCTACGAGTTTGCTGTTCATGGTTGGACAGGAGTTTTTTGCTGGCCTGTTTAGGTCTGGTTCTGTGAGCTGGAGTCCCAAAGGGTTGTTGATTCCTGCTGTGTGTGGGGACTGTTGATTCCTGCTTATATACTGTTTTGTGCCCAGCCTCTGTTactctgctggcacagagatTGCGTTAGAGGAATTTCCCAGATGCAGTAAAA belongs to Zonotrichia leucophrys gambelii isolate GWCS_2022_RI chromosome 4, RI_Zleu_2.0, whole genome shotgun sequence and includes:
- the LOC135447425 gene encoding interleukin-8-like; translated protein: MNSKLVAVLALFLISAAVSQGRTLARMGTELRCQCIATHSGLIPPKSIQDVKLTQSGPHCKNVEVIATLKNGKEVCLEPTAPWVQLIVKAIMARAQKNSDSPL